From Oryza brachyantha chromosome 9, ObraRS2, whole genome shotgun sequence, a single genomic window includes:
- the LOC102711830 gene encoding bZIP transcription factor TRAB1-like: MLTDRWGGRREAMEFKNGGSSSERRAPAAEGTTLARQGSVYSLTFDEFQSALGGGGGGGSGFGKDFGSMNMDELLRSIWTAEESQAMASASGSAAGVGMGVGAPPTSLQRQGSLTLPRTLSAKTVDEVWRNLVRDEPPPVGADGGEMPPPRQATLGEMTLEEFLVRAGVVRENPPATPTVPPPPMPPRPVPVVPKTTAFLGNFPGANDVGAAALGFAPLGLGDPTLGNGLMPRAVGLPGGAIAMQAAVNQFDSGDKGNSDLSSPTEPMPYSFEGLVRGRRNGAGVEKVVERRQRRMIKNRESAARSRARKQAYTMELEAEVQKLKELNKELERKQAEIMEVQKNEVEEMIKDPFGRRKRLCLRRTLTGPW; the protein is encoded by the exons ATGCTGACGGATAggtggggagggaggagggaggcgatggAGTTCAAGAACGGGGGCTCGTCGTCGGAGCgcagggcgccggcggcggaggggacgaCGCTGGCGAGACAGGGGTCGGTGTACTCGCTGACGTTCGACGAGTTCCAGAgcgcgctcggcggcggcggcggtggcggaagTGGATTCGGGAAGGACTTCGGCTCCATGAACATGGACGAGCTGCTTCGGAGCATCTGGACGGCCGAGGAGAGCCAGGCCATGGCCTCTGCCTCTGGCTCGGCCGCGGGGGTGGGGATGGGCGTgggggcgccgccgacgtcgctgCAGCGCCAGGGCTCGCTCACCCTGCCCCGCACGCTCAGCGCTAAGACGGTCGACGAGGTATGGCGCAACCTTGTGCGcgacgagccgccgccggtgggggcggacggcggcgagatgCCACCCCCGCGGCAGGCGACGCTCGGGGAGATGACCCTGGAGGAGTTCTTGGTCAGAGCCGGTGTGGTCCGAGAAAACCCACCCGCCACGCCCACGGTGCCCCCGCCGCCAATGCCGCCGCGGCCTGTCCCGGTGGTCCCCAAAACTACTGCCTTCTTGGGAAACTTCCCCGGTGCCAACGacgtcggcgcggcggcgctgggctTTGCGCCGCTCGGCCTGGGGGATCCAACCTTGGGCAATGGCCTGATGCCCAGGGCAGTCGGCTTGCCGGGCGGTGCTATCGCTATGCAGGCAGCGGTGAACCAGTTTGATTCCGGCGATAAGGGGAACAGCGACCTGTCGTCGCCGACGGAGCCAATGCCTTATTCCTTTGAGGGCTTGGTGAGGGGGAGAAGGAACGGTGCCGGAGTGGAGAAAGTGGTGGagaggaggcagaggaggatgatCAAGAACAGGGAGTCTGCGGCGAGGTCCCGTGCACGCAAGCAG GCTTATACTATGGAGTTGGAAGCTGAAGTTCAGAAACTCAAGGAGCTGAACAAGGAATTGGAGAGGAAACAG GCAGAGATTATGGAAGTGCAAAAAAATGAG GTAGAAGAAATGATAAAGGATCCATTcggaaggaggaagaggctTTGCTTGCGAAGAACACTGACTGGTCCCTGGTGA